Genomic DNA from Chloroflexota bacterium:
CAGGACGTTCAGGCGCGACCTTGAATCGACCGGGATTGAACAAGATGCGCGAACTCGTCGCACGCGATTCCATCCGCGCAGTCGTGATCGCCGACCTCGCTCGCCTATCGCGCTCCTCGGCTGACCTGTCCGTTCTCGAAAGAGAGTTTGGTCAGCGGGGCGTAAGCATCGACTGCGTTACGCGCGGCATGTTCGATTCAATTTCAAAATCTATGCAAGCGCGGGGAACAAAGAAGACCAAGCGAACGTCGCGCTGAGACATCCGCTCGACTCATTCGCCGTTGTCGTCCCCGTTTCTCGAATCTCAACTGACAAGCTCGCACCCGTGTGAAATGCACATGGGTGCGAGCTTTTGCAACCTATGCTGTTTGAGCTTTGTTAGGGGAAGAGGAACTGGGTATGGACCTTCACCGATCTGATAGAAAATCGGTTGTGGGCACGAGTCATTTCCGTTTAATGGATGAGCTCAGGCACGCCGCGGCTTGTCCATCGAGACCTGCTTGAATAACCGCTGCACATAACCATTTCACGTCCCGATTCAAGGCCGCGAAGCGGCGTCGCCTGCAGTGCGTGTTGAGTGCGTGCGGGATTTTGGCTTACTTTGGTTTTCCAAAGCGAAACCTCTGGATTTCACGAAGTAGCATTGACCAAAATGTGATCTCGCCACTTGCGAGCGCTTGAAGATCATCACTATCCAAGACAATGCAGGTATTTCCGTCTTCGTGAAAGGCTCTCCTTATGAGGCTTCGCGCCGCTGTCTCACCCTTTATCTTTCCAGTAACGTCACTTGCAGCAACGATAACGCCAAAGCTACAGTGTGTGAGTCGCATTCGATGAAGGAAATAACCGACGTCTCTCACCTGCATTGGCCTTTCCCAATTCTTGCATTCTACAAGAAAGTGCCGACCCAGAAGTTCGGCTGTCAGATTGCTGGTAGGATTTAGGTTGCTGACAAGCACATCTGTCTCGAATCCTTCGTTTTCATCGAGAATATTTCGGCTGGGGAACCAGCCAGGGATAAGTAGAAAAAGATACGAGGCCAGGTACTCCAACGTATCGCCTTTTTCCTTTGTAGAAGTTGCGGGGGCGTGTACGCGGTCGAGCAATGTGCGAAAGTATGAGAGCGAGATAGGAAACTCACGGACTGATGATGGTAATGAGTAAAAATGCTCATACGCTGTGTCTTTCAGCGCAAAACGAACAACGACATCCTCGGCATACCAATCGGCCTTGGAAGCCTGTGCAGACCCAGATTTAACAACCTTCAAGTTTTCGTCTGAGACTTCCTTCAATGCGCTGAGTTCTGCTTCACTTGACCCAAAAACAGTCCGTAGCCACTGTCTGCCTGCACCACCCCCTTCGCCATGCTCGCTGAGTAAATCTTCTGCCTGAGTCAGTAATGCCCATCGAAGCGCCGCACCCATATCACCTTGTCTAAGATACAACTGAGTAAGCTTATAGGCATTGCCAGCCCGATATATGTGCCGCTGTTCGTTTAGTTGGCGTGTGCCTACATTGTGCCACCAACTAAATAGAAGCTGTTCAGCGGCAGATACAAATCCATTCTGGGCAAGGAAATCTGTTGCGACGAAGTAGCCGCCCTGTGCATCAAGGTGATTCGGGCCAAGCGAATCGCATTCGCCACCAAGGTCACAGGCCTTTTTCAGCCGCTCTTTGACGGTCTCAAGAAAGCCAACCGGATCAAAATTGGCTTGATTTGCGGCTGCGACCTGTATGAGTGCTTGTATTTCTTGTGGAACTGTCATGGCAGTCCTCCTGCTTGAATATGCAAGAGCGTTTGGAGACAATCGCCCAACGGGGCGGCGCGAAGCGTCCGCTCGAACTATGTCTTATGCGGACGAAGTTCCACATAAGCTTTCGCTAGGGTTGTTATGCAGAATTTTTTCTGTATAACTGCCGTAACTGCTCACAACTTTTTTGACGATGAGGTGTTCTAACCGACGAAATGACTTTGCCCTCACCGGATTCGCTCAACAATCTTACCCGCGAAGAACTGCTGGCACTCGTTGTGCAGCTGATCGCCGAGGTACAACGATTGCAAGCGGAAGTGGACCGGCTCAGCAAGCCCCCGACCACTTCGCAGAATTCGTCGCAACCACCCTCACGCGATCACAAACGCAACGTGGCGGTCAAGTCTGCACCCCGTCCCCATGGCGCAAAACCTGGTCACGCAAAAGCAGTCCGTCCACTGGTCGAACACCCGGACACCGTGATCGAGAGTCCCGTGACGACCTGCCGGAACTGTGGCACGGACTTGCACGCCGTCACGCCTCAGCGAATTCTGCGTCGCCAACTCACGGAGTTGCCCGAGATCACACCGGTCGTCATCGAAACACGCCAGCACGAAGTGGTGTGTCCGGGATGCCGACAACTCCAACGCGGCACGTTGCCTGAGGGTTTGGAAGCCACCCGCCAGTTTGGGCCACGCTTGGAAGCCCTGGTGACCTATTTCCATCACGAACACCACATGGGCTTTGAACGGCTCCAAACTGTCCTAGCCGATGTCTTGGATATTCCGCTGAGTGAAGGCGGTGCGGTCGCAATGGTGGAACGTGCGGGTACCGCCGCCCAACCCGAAGCCGAAGCGATTGGCGAACGCGTGCGGCACAGTCCAGTGATCGGCAGCGATGAAACCAGTGCGCGGGTCAACGGGCGCAACTGGTGGGAATGGGTCTTCCTGAGTTCCGTTGGCGAATATCATGTGATCAAACCCAGTCGCGGTCAAGATGTGATTGATGAATTCATGGGTGACCACTGCGCCGACGTGTGGCAAAGCGATTGTTGGAGACCGCAATTGAACGCCCCGAGCCAACAGCATCAACTATGTATCCCCCACCAGATCCGCAATCTGCAAGGGTTGATCGATCAACGTCCGCACTTGACCTGGGCGCGTGAGGTGCAAGACCTATTCCGTGCGGCGGTTCATCTGCGACATCGGCGGGATGACCTAACCCCAGTGGGTTTCCGCCGTCAAGTCACCGTCATGGAAAAACGCTTGGATCGCTTGTTGCAACGACGGGTGACCGGACGGTTAGCGCAGAACTTGCGTGAACGCTATCGGACACATCGGAACAGTTTGTTCGTCTTCTTGCATCGCACCGATGTTTCGCCCGACAATAATGCGTGTGAACGCGCATTACGCCCTTCGGTCGTTCATCGCAAAGTGCTGGGAAGCTTTCGATCCGAGTGGGGACCGAAAGCCTACGCCGCGTTGGCATCGGTTTTGAATACCGCCAAGCGGTCGGGCGCAAATGTCTTTCAAACATTGGTCGCGTTGATGGGCAAACCTGTTTTGTCTTACCTGGCTTCGCCAATCTCGTGAGCAGTTACTAACTGCCTATGTGCCGATTATATGCCGGCTCCCAGGAAGTTCATGTGCAATGAATCGACCCAGTTTGTTCGATTCCGTCGCATCGTTCCCCCACTTGATCAGTCCCAGTCGAATCGCCTTCGCCCCGCCTGCGTGCGATCATTCGTTCCCAGTTTTTGCAAAATCGTGTGCGCGTATCCTTTCACCATGCCGGGACTGAGCACGAGTACTACGGCATTCGCTTGGTTCCTCAAGCGCAGAATTTCTTTTTCGCGCGCGGTCAGTGACTTGGGCATCCGACAGGACAAAGTCCTATGATAAGATGCTTTAGGCATTTAGCCAATGAATACCCCAGAGTTATTCTCCATCCGAATCCGCCATGGTTTTTGGATTAGGAGTTTTTGTTGGTTCTTTAGCGATGAGTTCTTCAATGTGTTTGATTACATCCGGTCGCGTTTTCCCAAACCGCTTGAAGTAAATCCTTTCGATAAAGTCAGGCAGGGGCGCTTTCCACGGTTCCTGCTTGGTATTCGCCAACGCGCCCAATTTTTTGGGATTCATGCCCAACTCGCGCGCCATTTGGACGTGAGCATCGGAGAGGTGATATTTCTTGCGCGCGTCGATCCACGCTTGATCTTTGGCGGCATTCTTCTTTTTCGACATCGGTCCCTTTCATTCGATCTGGAAAACGTCCGCGTTCCTCGCCGGCGATGCTTTGTCCGTGATCACGTCGCTTTATTTCGTGGTACTCTTTTGCTCCGGGCAGGTCAATTGCCGAGCGCTATCAAGGTGGAGCACCAACTCATCGGCGAGTGCATCGGGATCATCCGGGTCAGCCTCGGGATCACGCGCGAAAGCAAGCGCCAATCCCTCTGGTTCCTCACCGGCTTCGACGTAAGCTACACCCACCAGGTAACAACCAGAGATTTCGCTCAAGACCTCGTCTTCGTCTTGAGGAGCAACGTGCAGCGCACCGCCACAATCGGGGCAGAAGAGCGGTATGGTATGCCCATCTTCAAATACCAACGTCAAGGGCGTTTTTGCGCTTGGGGGCACAATATCTTTGACGCGCTTGCCGCCCAGATGTCCATCCACGCGTTCGATCACGCACTCGTAATTATCTCCAACACGAATCATGGGGCACTCGTGATCGTGACAAAAAAGCATTCCGTCGAGTAATCCTTGATCAGTCATTGCATTCTCTTTCGCGGCAGCACCATCAAGATTGTGTTCGTCCATAACCTGGGTTCATCGCTGCCTTCGATTCATTCTGAATGCTTGTTATTATAACTGTAATCTCTCTGGCACACAATTGTTAGCGCGCTGTAACATTGAGCATTCTGAAATGTCTGTCCAACGATCTGTATGCGATGGATTACAATTGCGGTTGCCAAGATTTCTTCCAACCTTTGACGTGCGGATTGCTCGATGATAGAATCAAGCCAGGAGAATAACCATGCCGAAAAAGAAAAAAACCACACCGAAACATCCCAGTTCGCGCTCGCGCTCAGCCCGCGCCCAGCAGTGGACTGCCGCGCAGGTTCGCGATTTGTTGACGAATCCCAGCTACGGTTATGGGATCGTCCTGGAACCTGCCGACCGTGTCCCCGCCGAGATTCAGAAATTCGAAGTGCAACTCGCGGACGAACAAAACAAGCGCGGGTTTGGATTCACCTTGCAAGAGTTGGACGAACGCTTTCAATCGTTCATCACGTCCCTCGTCGAAAGCGGATCGTTCACGCGTGGGAATGATGCCCCACCCATCATCGACAAAGAAACCTGGCTTCAAGCCCAGCAGGTTGCCATCGGACGCTTGGCGCGCGGCGGGCCGACGTAGTAGCGATAGGTAAAACAAAGCTTAGCCAATTGGCATACTCCGCACACTGTTGGAAACCATTAGTTCTGCGTCATGCCGTTCAAGTTCAAACGGGTCAGCGCAATAGCATCTACAAACACTCCATTTGAAAGGAAACTTGATGACACAGTTTCACCAGCGGAAACTTCCTGACTTTTCAACTTTACTTTGCGGACGTACGCCACCCGATGACATAGGTTTTGAATCAGAAAAACTCTGGGTTTGGTATAACAACACAGACAAGGACTGGTGGAGTGTTGGCGAGACGCCGCACATGCACACGATTGCTGATGAATGTTTTATCGTACTCCGAGGTACGTTGATTGTCGAAGTCAGTGGAGAACGCTTCGAGGTAGGAAAACGAGAGTTTTGTTGTTTTCCTGCAGGAACGTATCATGCTATCGTACTCTATCTGTGGGTTTTTAGCGTGCCCATTAACATAGGCGTTTCAATGAGCGATTATGGCAAGTATGCACATGCACGGCCAAAATCGCTAGGTTTTCAGGAGAAACCCACAGATAGAGTATCGTAGATATTCACCCACCCGTAGAAATGTTCGCGATAAAATCCCCCTCTGTGAAAGACAAGGTCTATCAAGAACCACATACGGAAGACCGCGCGTAATGAATAATCTGTCCCATGCGAAATAGTTTTGGAGAGCAAGCGGAGAATAATGACCGAAGACGCACGCCGCAGACACATGCACACCGACCGCACCATGTACGCGCCTTTTAGCGAACTTGGTTGGCGCGGTTGAACGTTGGTTTGGTTTCGCGGGTCACTTTGGGCGCGGTCGGTGCGCGATGGCGTTCTCCGACATTCCGCCGAGAGAGCGAGGCGGCGAAACACCAGTCGCTCATTGCACCAGAGAATGGAAAGGATGTAAATGATAAATCAGGTTACCAAAACCGAAACCGCTGACTCCGACTGGAAAGGTCTGTACAGAGTTGGTGCAGTGGCAGCCTTGCTCATGTTTGCGTTAACGCTGATCCAGAGTTTCATCTTCATCACAAATCCGCCACCCAGCACCGTCATTGACTATTTCACACTTTTCCAGAAAAACCAGATTCTAGGGCTCTTAGATCTCGATCTTCTATTGATCGTGATCAATGTTCTTTTGATTCTGATCTACCTTGCCCTCTACATTGCTC
This window encodes:
- a CDS encoding recombinase family protein; this encodes MKAVIYARTATTKQVQPDHNVKAQISKCRKYAKENGLEVVKEFADPGRSGATLNRPGLNKMRELVARDSIRAVVIADLARLSRSSADLSVLEREFGQRGVSIDCVTRGMFDSISKSMQARGTKKTKRTSR
- a CDS encoding recombinase family protein produces the protein MPKKKKTTPKHPSSRSRSARAQQWTAAQVRDLLTNPSYGYGIVLEPADRVPAEIQKFEVQLADEQNKRGFGFTLQELDERFQSFITSLVESGSFTRGNDAPPIIDKETWLQAQQVAIGRLARGGPT
- a CDS encoding response regulator transcription factor — protein: MPKSLTAREKEILRLRNQANAVVLVLSPGMVKGYAHTILQKLGTNDRTQAGRRRFDWD
- a CDS encoding cupin domain-containing protein, with product MTQFHQRKLPDFSTLLCGRTPPDDIGFESEKLWVWYNNTDKDWWSVGETPHMHTIADECFIVLRGTLIVEVSGERFEVGKREFCCFPAGTYHAIVLYLWVFSVPINIGVSMSDYGKYAHARPKSLGFQEKPTDRVS
- a CDS encoding restriction endonuclease — translated: MTVPQEIQALIQVAAANQANFDPVGFLETVKERLKKACDLGGECDSLGPNHLDAQGGYFVATDFLAQNGFVSAAEQLLFSWWHNVGTRQLNEQRHIYRAGNAYKLTQLYLRQGDMGAALRWALLTQAEDLLSEHGEGGGAGRQWLRTVFGSSEAELSALKEVSDENLKVVKSGSAQASKADWYAEDVVVRFALKDTAYEHFYSLPSSVREFPISLSYFRTLLDRVHAPATSTKEKGDTLEYLASYLFLLIPGWFPSRNILDENEGFETDVLVSNLNPTSNLTAELLGRHFLVECKNWERPMQVRDVGYFLHRMRLTHCSFGVIVAASDVTGKIKGETAARSLIRRAFHEDGNTCIVLDSDDLQALASGEITFWSMLLREIQRFRFGKPK
- a CDS encoding IS66 family transposase; translated protein: MTLPSPDSLNNLTREELLALVVQLIAEVQRLQAEVDRLSKPPTTSQNSSQPPSRDHKRNVAVKSAPRPHGAKPGHAKAVRPLVEHPDTVIESPVTTCRNCGTDLHAVTPQRILRRQLTELPEITPVVIETRQHEVVCPGCRQLQRGTLPEGLEATRQFGPRLEALVTYFHHEHHMGFERLQTVLADVLDIPLSEGGAVAMVERAGTAAQPEAEAIGERVRHSPVIGSDETSARVNGRNWWEWVFLSSVGEYHVIKPSRGQDVIDEFMGDHCADVWQSDCWRPQLNAPSQQHQLCIPHQIRNLQGLIDQRPHLTWAREVQDLFRAAVHLRHRRDDLTPVGFRRQVTVMEKRLDRLLQRRVTGRLAQNLRERYRTHRNSLFVFLHRTDVSPDNNACERALRPSVVHRKVLGSFRSEWGPKAYAALASVLNTAKRSGANVFQTLVALMGKPVLSYLASPIS